Proteins encoded in a region of the Megalops cyprinoides isolate fMegCyp1 chromosome 3, fMegCyp1.pri, whole genome shotgun sequence genome:
- the fosl1b gene encoding fos-related antigen 1, whose protein sequence is MYRNYDNFGGGSDQSSNTGSPRVTGPNSGMLDSGDTPTQQQEPPPLSHPSPPLPHPVPLHHPAAMSSQQKFPLAGPAQFVPSLNAITSNQDLQWLVQPSLWAQPGPSGSPLPPFLNPPGPRCLTPAQSAHPGPAVRGGTALGGTTRRRPDEHLTPEELERRRIRRERNKMAAAKCRNRRRVLTDTLQNETDRLESDKAQLQKEIAGLEKEKEKLELVLEAHKPICKIHSSDSDSDHSSARPTTGRIKTEPEDHELPGPSCSSRRTRPEKAKPKMTLPTPVTPSPVSSAPPSPPEPESLHTPTLISTPSLTPFTASLVFTYPSASLDTNTAPLSQPHSSSTAQSSQTSQPCGVAHRRSSSSGDQSSDHSLNSPTLLTL, encoded by the exons ATGTACCGGAACTATGACAACTTCGGTGGAGGGAGCGATCAGTCCTCCAATACTGGTTCTCCAAGAGTTACTGGACCAAACTCTGGAATGCTAGATTCGGGTGACACACCTACACAACAGCAAGAG cctccccctctctcacacccctccccccctctccctcaccccgTTCCTCTCCACCATCCTGCTGCCATGTCCTCCCAGCAGAAGTTCCCATTGGCCGGGCCTGCTCAGTTTGTTCCCAGCCTCAATGCCATCACCTCCAACCAGGATCTCCAGTGGCTTGTACAGCCATCTCTCTGGGCCCAGCCGGGTCCCTCTGGGagccccctgccccctttcCTGAACCCTCCAGGACCACGCTGCTTGACGCCTGCCCAATCTGCTCACCCAGGGCCAGCGGTAAGGGGTGGTACGGCACTAGGGGGCACAACGAGAAGGCGACCGGATGAACAC CTGACACCAGAGGaactggagaggaggaggataCGGAGGGAACGAAACAAGATGGCTGCTGCTAAGTGCCGTAACCGCCGCCGCGTGCTAACGGACACCCTGCAGAAT GAGACCGACCGCCTGGAGAGTGATAAAGCCCAGCTACAGAAGGAGATCGCCgggctggagaaggagaaggagaagttGGAGCTGGTTCTGGAGGCCCACAAGCCCATCTGCAAGATCCACAGCTCTGACTCCGACTCCGACCACAGTTCTGCGAGGCCCACCACAGGGCGCATCAAAACCGAACCAGAGGATCACGAGCTCCCTGGTCCTTCGTGCAGCAGCCGCCGCACCAGGCCTGAAAAAGCAAAGCCAAAAATGACCCTGCCAACCCCTGTCACCCCCTCCCCTGTGTCctctgctcctccttctccccctgaGCCTGAATCTCTGCACACCCCTACCCTCATCTCCACCCCTTCTCTCACCCCCTTCACCGCTAGCCTGGTTTTCACCTATCCATCTGCCTCCCTGGACACTAACACCGCACCCCTCTCCCAACCCCACTCCTCTTCTACAGCCCAGTCTTCACAGACGAGCCAGCCTTGTGGAGTTGCCCATCGCCGTAGCAGCAGTAGCGGGGACCAATCGTCTGATCACTCTCTCaactcccccaccctccttaccctctga
- the LOC118775648 gene encoding coiled-coil domain-containing protein 85B-like, with the protein MGSECEIYNRELSKMSDKDLMAFSKEELVARLHKEESEKMSALIQRGRLMKEVNKQLQGHLLEIRELKAVNQQLQEENQELRDLCCFLDDDRLKGKMLSREWQLFGHHTAKVMREDLGGYLKKLRELERLQDGLAKDNLDLKELCLILEEECINRGDCSPGGSAELSLIGMVARDLGDGSSSTGSVGSPDQLHLVCSPDE; encoded by the coding sequence atgggCAGCGAATGTGAGATTTACAACCGAGAGCTGTCTAAGATGTCTGACAAAGACTTGATGGCCTTTTCCAAAGAGGAGCTAGTGGCCCGACTTCACAAAGAGGAGTCGGAGAAGATGTCAGCTTTGATACAGCGCGGACGACTGATGAAGGAGGTCAACAAACAGTTGCAAGGACATCTGCTCGAAATTCGGGAGCTGAAAGCCGTCAATCAGCAGCTTCAAGAAGAAAACCAAGAACTGCGCGACTTGTGCTGTTTTCTGGACGACGACAGACTTAAGGGAAAGATGCTGTCTCGAGAGTGGCAGCTTTTCGGCCACCACACGGCCAAAGTGATGCGAGAGGACCTCGGTGGGTACCTGAAGAAGCTGCGGGAGCTGGAGCGGCTGCAGGATGGACTGGCGAAGGATAATCTGGACCTGAAGGAGCTGTGTTTGATCCTAGAGGAAGAATGTATAAACAGAGGCGACTGTAGCCCTGGTGGCTCTGCGGAGCTCAGTTTGATTGGCATGGTCGCCCGGGATTTGGGCGATGGAAGCTCAAGCACCGGGAGCGTTGGTAGCCCAGATCAGCTCCACCTGGTCTGCTCACCTGACGAATGA